The following proteins are co-located in the Cyanobacterium sp. T60_A2020_053 genome:
- a CDS encoding HlyD family efflux transporter periplasmic adaptor subunit, which translates to MQSNQTKTQYDELLQRNGQIPDQKEEKEPINLDTSDFERDVILKPSPVWSRAMTWSIVGVTTFAVGWAYFAKIEQVVGAQGLLKPKTTVQEIQAPLNGVVSTVQVEDGQRIEEGDSLVTFDSDATTSQLVSLEAIRNSLVKENGFYRTLMNTPLTQEVVEKNVIDLELPPEIQALALNRQNIIQENDLFAMQLGEGATGSLNGQQIARLNASNNESESRALVAQFRIEQLQKQLNQNQLQLQDARQQLVNDRQVLAEIQRRNRETIAQAEESLKIDQEILENISPLTVEGAVAKIQTDLQKQRVQDRRASIIESRANGQIEAERQQQQVETRQAEIKQLEEERQRINLQISQGEEELRNTRALTEKDIRDRIAGNNQRIAEIDSQINKIIVDNEKRIAELNSQISSAQQTMKYQELKSPVSGTVFDLQAHPGFVPRSGQSEALLKIVPDPGPNNPLIAEVYVTNADIGFVQVGQEVDVRIDSFSYSEFGDIKGEVTFIGSDALPPDQIYNFYRFPVKVELEQQNLLIRGEPAELQSGMSVSVNIKVRENRTVLSLFTELFTKKVDSLKQVR; encoded by the coding sequence ATGCAATCCAATCAGACTAAGACACAATACGACGAATTATTACAGAGGAATGGTCAAATCCCTGACCAAAAAGAAGAAAAAGAACCCATTAACCTTGATACTTCCGATTTTGAGCGAGATGTAATTCTCAAACCTTCTCCAGTGTGGTCAAGGGCAATGACTTGGAGTATCGTAGGAGTAACTACTTTTGCGGTGGGGTGGGCGTATTTTGCCAAAATTGAACAGGTAGTGGGCGCCCAAGGGCTGTTAAAGCCTAAAACTACTGTACAGGAAATCCAAGCGCCCCTCAACGGTGTAGTTAGCACTGTGCAGGTGGAAGACGGGCAAAGAATTGAAGAAGGGGATTCTTTGGTAACTTTTGATTCCGATGCGACAACATCTCAGTTAGTTTCTTTGGAAGCCATTAGAAATTCTTTGGTGAAAGAAAATGGTTTTTATCGTACTTTGATGAATACTCCTTTAACTCAAGAGGTGGTAGAAAAAAATGTTATTGATTTGGAGTTACCGCCCGAAATACAGGCTTTAGCCTTGAATCGTCAAAATATTATCCAAGAAAATGATTTATTTGCCATGCAGTTGGGGGAGGGTGCTACAGGTTCTCTCAATGGTCAACAAATCGCCCGTTTAAATGCGTCTAATAATGAATCTGAGTCCCGGGCGCTAGTAGCTCAATTTCGCATCGAACAGCTACAAAAACAGTTAAATCAAAATCAGTTACAATTACAAGACGCTAGGCAACAGTTGGTAAATGATCGTCAAGTTTTAGCGGAAATTCAACGCCGTAACCGTGAAACCATCGCTCAAGCGGAAGAAAGTTTAAAAATAGATCAGGAAATTTTAGAAAATATTAGTCCTCTAACGGTGGAGGGCGCTGTAGCAAAAATTCAAACGGACTTACAAAAACAACGAGTTCAAGATCGTCGTGCTAGTATCATTGAAAGTCGAGCTAATGGTCAAATTGAAGCAGAAAGGCAACAACAACAAGTAGAAACTCGTCAAGCTGAAATTAAACAGTTAGAAGAAGAAAGGCAACGGATTAACTTGCAAATTAGTCAAGGTGAAGAAGAATTGCGCAATACAAGGGCGCTGACAGAAAAGGATATAAGAGATCGTATTGCAGGAAATAATCAACGTATAGCGGAGATTGATAGTCAAATTAATAAAATTATTGTGGATAATGAGAAAAGAATTGCGGAATTAAATAGTCAAATTAGTTCAGCCCAGCAAACCATGAAATATCAGGAGTTAAAATCACCTGTTTCTGGTACAGTGTTTGACCTACAAGCGCACCCCGGCTTTGTGCCGAGAAGTGGGCAATCCGAGGCATTATTAAAAATTGTACCTGATCCCGGTCCTAATAATCCTCTCATTGCTGAAGTCTATGTAACCAATGCTGACATCGGTTTTGTACAAGTTGGGCAAGAGGTTGACGTGCGCATTGACTCTTTTTCTTATAGTGAATTTGGTGATATTAAAGGAGAAGTAACCTTTATTGGTTCAGATGCACTACCTCCAGACCAGATTTATAATTTTTATCGTTTTCCCGTGAAGGTGGAATTGGAGCAACAAAATTTATTGATTAGAGGAGAACCTGCGGAGTTACAATCGGGGATGTCTGTGAGTGTTAATATTAAGGTTCGAGAAAATCGCACTGTCTTGAGTTTGTTTACGGAATTATTCACCAAAAAAGTCGATAGTCTTAAACAAGTCAGGTAA
- a CDS encoding acyl carrier protein, which yields MSEKILEKLTEVIVEQLDVQSEKVTLDANFYKDLGLAPYDLDDLDKVEFVMAIEEAFEVEITDEEAEHFYTVRDLFNLLLNKESVVELNIKRELEEIKRQQQREKIKRQEEREIEIEKIKRQEQIPKEIFKFLRNQNIQVPEVISSINNGEIERIKKRVEFIENSIQEKKWEVNKFKKTIQNLNEEIEILQAELNQFL from the coding sequence ATATCAGAAAAAATCTTAGAAAAATTGACTGAAGTTATTGTTGAACAACTAGATGTTCAGTCTGAAAAAGTAACTCTTGATGCTAATTTTTATAAGGATTTAGGTTTAGCCCCTTATGATTTGGATGATTTAGATAAAGTGGAATTTGTCATGGCTATAGAGGAAGCATTTGAAGTTGAAATAACTGATGAAGAAGCTGAACATTTTTATACAGTAAGAGACCTTTTCAATCTTCTCCTAAATAAAGAATCTGTCGTTGAACTTAATATTAAAAGAGAACTAGAAGAGATAAAAAGACAACAGCAAAGAGAAAAGATCAAAAGACAAGAAGAAAGAGAAATAGAAATAGAAAAGATCAAAAGACAAGAACAAATACCAAAAGAAATTTTTAAGTTTTTAAGAAATCAAAATATTCAAGTACCTGAAGTTATATCAAGCATTAATAATGGTGAGATTGAACGTATTAAAAAGAGAGTAGAATTTATCGAAAATTCAATACAAGAAAAAAAATGGGAAGTTAATAAATTCAAAAAAACTATCCAAAACTTAAATGAAGAAATAGAAATTTTACAAGCAGAATTAAATCAGTTTTTGTAA